One Oncorhynchus gorbuscha isolate QuinsamMale2020 ecotype Even-year unplaced genomic scaffold, OgorEven_v1.0 Un_scaffold_602, whole genome shotgun sequence genomic region harbors:
- the ndufb6 gene encoding NADH dehydrogenase [ubiquinone] 1 beta subcomplex subunit 6, whose translation MTGYTADEKLRVEQISNLRRKWLKDQELSPREPVLPKTAPGPVAKFWAGFLEPKTLWRLYTYKVYTGGVFALTRLLIPAWVVHYYVKYHVAKKPYGIVELKPRLFPGDTILETGEVVPDLPKSHGHH comes from the exons ATGACTGGTTACACAGCAGACGAAAAGCTCCGCGTAGAGCAGATTTCCAACCTCAGGAGGAAATGGCTGAAGGACCAAGAGCTCAGTCCCAGAGAGCCCGTGCTGCCAAAGACAGCCCCCGGGCCGGTGGCAAAATTCTGGGCTGGCTTTCTGGAACCTAAGACCCTATGGAGGCTTTAC ACCTATAAAGTCTACACTGGTGGAGTCTTCGCCTTGACCCGGTTGCTGATCCCTGCCTGGGTTGTGCATTATTATGTGAAGTACCATGTTGCC AAAAAGCCCTATGGCATCGTGGAGCTGAAGCCCAGACTGTTCCCT GGCGACACCATCTTGGAGACGGGAGAGGTTGTTCCAGACCTCCCAAAGAGCCATGGTCACCACTGA
- the LOC124019043 gene encoding uncharacterized protein LOC124019043 has translation MDVNPDSPYYINLLDSKSHPEDHREYVMFHGCSKEGAELIKRDGFKPSSADRMLGAGVYVSRDIRKACKYPLDVPDSEKRVLKVRVNVGRVKFIDEQNHTMQKTWHTVHGFDTAWVPPHVGMVLCNQEEDCVYDPKRIKVIEVMKVTEDNLSQYDHLQSGVSPEDSHVYVMYHGTSKQIAVDIQRNGFKPSKDGMLGAGVYLSRDIRKVIRYPLNTPLMTIPDSDRMVLKVKVDVGRVKVIKRQRHPMQKTWHTKHGFDTAWVPPNVGMVPSNQEEDCVYDPKRIKVLAMLKVPNLKNVNPWLNNPLQN, from the exons ATGGATGTTAACCCTGATTCCCCATACTACATCAACTTGCTTGACAGCAAGTCTCATCCTGAAGATCACAGAGAATATGTGATGTTTCATGGCTGCTCAAAAGAGGGCGCAGAGTTGATTAAGAGGGACGGCTTCAAACCATCAAGTGCAGATAGAATGCTTGGTGCTGGTGTTTATGTTAGTCGGGACATCCGAAAAGCCTGTAAATACCCTCTTGATGTTCCTGACTCTGAGAAAAGAGTACTAAAAGTCAGAGTGAATGTCGGCAGGGTTAAGTTCATAGACGAGCAGAACCACACCATGCAGAAGACATGGCACACTGTGCATGGCTTTGACACTGCCTGGGTTCCTCCTCATGTTGGCATGGTACTGTGTAACCAGGAGGAGGACTGTGTCTATGACCCAAAGAGAATCAAAGTCATCGAGGTCATGAAGGTTACTGAAGATAACTT ATCTCAGTATGATCATCTACAGAGTGGAGTCTCCCCTGAGGACAGCCACGTCTATGTGATGTATCATGGAACATCAAAACAGATTGCTGTGGATATACAGAGAAATGGATTCAAACCTTCCAAAGATGGCATGCTTGGTGCCGGTGTTTACCTCAGTCGAGACATCCGAAAAGTCATTAGATACCCCCTCAACACCCCATTGATGACCATTCCTGACTCTGATAGGATGGTTCTGAAAGTAAAGGTGGATGTAGGCAGAGTTAAGGTGATAAAAAGGCAGAGACACCCCATGCAGAAGACCTGGCACACTAAGCATGGCTTTGACACTGCCTGGGTTCCACCTAATGTTGGCATGGTGCCGAGCAACCAAGAGGAGGACTGTGTCTACGACCCAAAGAGAATCAAAGTGTTGGCAATGCTGAAAGTGCCCAACTTAAAGAA TGTAAACCCATGGTTGAACAATCCACTGCAAAACTGA
- the toporsa gene encoding topoisomerase I binding, arginine/serine-rich a, which translates to MAAAKMTLRLRKKSALDKSSEVLSAEASPDSKCPICLDRFNNMAYLDLCLHKFCFRCIHEWSKNKAECPLCKQPFNSIYHSIQSEKDFKKYDLRPTENGSFGSFAGERFRYRTTLTGARRQDQRRTSPPPDNGVMFEALTGASPPPRQDRGLRRMMARLAARRRAESEGRTVRSLREQEMIKFRRALYRRGVRVRSVRDGGRSRDISAEFFQKNPACLHRLLPWLKRELVVLYGAHGSLVNIVQHIIMSRITRYDMEDRAIHEELQPFLQARTDHFLHEFVNFARAPFNMEAYDQHAVYDCPAPSSDEGSSSNSSVIAISEDEEEGDSVELDPMSGGALSQSTWDDETPGPSYSTTEPTRALLLSIRDSDSESSVGEECGAVLQPKAHRLTVDSAWVKTDKDGQVCTSSGDEDCIIVGFVKPLAERTPELVKLSSDSEESVLEEIKDEVPRLLQHIRFTSLSPTSSQGQCPGKAEGVERKQDVSCSKERRNTSPSIRCETASSKSASKNRGQTEKDGRRCHSRDRSRERPRSRSRDRGRRSRSADRSRSTKSPAISINSDSTLSRGRRQSRSQSRDCSHTKWEKTRDNKDSSRSGRSHDSSSHSYHWHYYSRESEKDSSATLYTERRSYYSSSHRNIDCRSPSQSPDSHRRDKRSSRSRSSTCSPSGAHRKSRHEKPSGKRKYKSRHLEEPAPKDQSSKALDEPPSSTTSSYVKDKKKSKEKRHRKSKEKSGGKRSRSLSVEIIFEGSSSEQTRKHQKKKKKHKKKGKRHRSKERTGSRKYSPTVITIDSDSDQHTAAGANDANHTCPVSSSTSNSVLAPSTTTTTGNPADSGLLESMLQDWEQQIPPVGLDSGVLEAKPPINVAATSDTPTHSEGVLSQSASADEANSHSPSNDNTSHFLEES; encoded by the coding sequence ATGGCAGCAGCAAAGATGACCTTACGGCTACGCAAGAAGAGTGCCCTGGACAAGTCCTCTGAGGTTTTGTCTGCCGAGGCGTCTCCAGACTCTAAGTGCCCGATCTGTCTGGACCGATTCAACAACATGGCCTACCTTGATCTCTGCTTGCACAAGTTCTGCTTCCGCTGCATCCACGAGTGGTCCAAGAACAAAGCCGAGTGCCCGCTATGCAAGCAGCCATTCAACTCTATCTATCACAGTATACAATCAGAGAAGGACTTCAAGAAGTATGACCTGCGGCCCACGGAGAACGGTTCCTTTGGGAGTTTCGCAGGGGAACGGTTCCGCTACCGCACCACGCTGACGGGGGCGCGTCGGCAGGACCAGAGAAGAACATCCCCTCCCCCCGACAACGGGGTCATGTTCGAGGCCCTAACGGGGGCTTCCCCCCCTCCTCGACAGGACCGAGGCCTCCGCCGCATGATGGCGCGCCTGGCGGCCAGGAGGCGGGCAGAAAGCGAGGGCCGGACCGTGCGCAGCCTCCGTGAGCAGGAGATGATCAAGTTCAGACGGGCGCTCTACCGGCGAGGGGTGCGAGTGCGGAGCGTGCGAGATGGTGGTCGTTCCCGGGACATCTCGGCGGAGTTCTTTCAGAAGAACCCGGCCTGCCTGCACCGCCTGTTGCCCTGGCTGAAGAGAGAGCTGGTGGTGCTGTACGGCGCTCATGGCTCCCTGGTCAACATCGTGCAGCACATTATCATGTCCCGCATCACCCGCTATGACATGGAGGACCGGGCCATCCACGAGGAGCTGCAGCCCTTCCTCCAGGCCCGCACCGATCACTTCCTGCATGAGTTTGTCAACTTCGCCCGAGCACCCTTCAACATGGAGGCCTACGACCAGCATGCCGTCTACGACTGCCCTGCGCCGTCCTCGGACGAGGGCAGCAGCTCCAACTCCTCGGTGATTGCCATCTccgaggatgaggaggagggcgATTCTGTGGAGCTGGACCCCATGTCCGGGGGTGCCCTGAGCCAGTCAACATGGGACGACGAGACACCCGGACCTTCGTACTCCACAACAGAACCCACCAGGGCCCTCCTGCTATCCATCAGAGACTCGGACTCAGAGAGCAGTGTGGGGGAGGAGTGTGGAGCAGTGTTACAGCCAAAGGCCCATCGCCTGACTGTGGACTCTGCTTGGGTGAAAACCGACAAGGACGGACAGGTGTGTACCTCCTCTGGCGATGAGGATTGCATCATCGTGGGCTTTGTAAAACCCCTTGCTGAAAGGACTCCGGAGCTGGTCAAGCTGTCCTCTGACTCAGAGGAGTCTGTTCTGGAGGAGATCAAAGATGAAGTGCCCAGGCTGCTTCAACACATCCGCTTCACCAGCCTTAGCCCCACCTCCTCTCAAGGCCAATGTCCTGGGAAGGCAGAGGGGGTGGAAAGGAAACAAGATGTATCGTGCTCCAAGGAGAGACGTAACACCTCACCCTCAATTAGATGTGAGACAGCATCCAGTAAGTCAGCAAGCAAAAACAGAGGACAAACTGAGAAAGACGGCAGGAGATGTCACAGTCGAGATAGATCTAGAGAGAGGCCACGGTCGAGAAGCAGAGACCGGGGGAGGAGGTCCAGGAGCGCCGACCGCAGCCGCTCGACCAAGAGCCCGGCTATCTCCATCAACAGCGACAGCACTCTGTCCAGAGGCAGGAGGCAGTCACGCTCCCAAAGCCGCGACTGCTCCCACACTAAATGGGAGAAGACGAGGGACAATAAAGATAGCAGCCGATCAGGCCGCAGCCACGACTCATCGTCGCACTCCTATCACTGGCACTACTACAGCCGGGAGAGTGAGAAGGACAGCAGTGCCACGCTCTACACAGAGAGGAGGTCCTACTACTCCAGCTCACACAGGAACATCGATTGCAGGTCCCCGAGCCAGAGTCCTGATTCCCACCGGCGGGATAAGAGGAGCTCCAGAAGTCGTTCCAGCACCTGTTCGCCGTCCGGCGCTCACAGGAAATCTCGTCACGAGAAGCCCAGCGGGAAGAGAAAGTACAAATCGAGACACCTGGAGGAACCTGCCCCCAAAGACCAGTCCTCCAAAGCCCTCGACGAgcctccctcctccaccacctcgtCCTATGTGAAAGACAAGAAGAAGAGCAAAGAGAAGCGTCACAGGAAGTCCAAGGAGAAGTCTGGGGGGAAGAGGAGCAGGAGCCTCAGCGTGGAGATCATCTTTGAGGGCAGCTCCTCGGAGCAAACCAGGAAGcaccagaagaagaagaagaagcacaaGAAGAAGGGCAAGAGGCACAGGAGCAAAGAGCGCACAGGGTCCAGGAAATACTCGCCCACTGTCATCACCATAGACAGCGACAGTGACCAACATACTGCCGCAGGCGCTAACGATGCTAACCACACCTGCCCGGTAAGCAGCAGCACAAGCAACAGCGTGCTAGCGCCtagcacaaccaccaccacagGCAACCCTGCAGACTCTGGCCTGCTGGAGTCCATGTTACAAGACTGGGAACAGCAGATTCCACCTGTGGGTCTGGACAGTGGAGTGCTGGAGGCCAAGCCTCCTATAAATGTTGCTGCTACTTCTGACACACCCACACATAGTGAGGGGGTTCTGTCCCAATCTGCCTCTGCGGATGAGGCGAACTCTCATAGCCCTTCAAATGacaacacaagtcattttttggAAGAATCATAA
- the LOC124019041 gene encoding uncharacterized protein LOC124019041, with protein MSPSLAYLTKMLSAEPNPTPNHDSLSIVLNNLELFSLCHVPMYALMVVACMYYSTPEASKQPWPTTKMYINILRYCILKHSGKQMNDLDKCLAENREKILSLAEMAFDATQQKTMNLTELSCEVSSVQFSFLGVLMIMVEPTVSDTYSAFLHYTMQEFFGALWLLQNPDKIREVLQKCQTEEWKHTKHMVPFMCGLLNERNIRLVNGLVPAQQIKKTSDWFFKEVVNTLQTNQDHAEGGAPEFEIDLLFLCQCLYESQSTEACLLLLDKLDYNLDLDEEHVDPHQCCAVSYMISQSAERKVDLDLNSCTVSDQGLRLILGSLKNVRHLRSDPSMLCQLWTTLLRSEADMDFTSLLGLCGYELHLPFLGERRVFERADEVMKQSLERVNLCLHWDRRTLLSEALSKTMLKCLTHLNKLQ; from the exons ATGAGTCCATCCTTGGCTTACTTAACAAAGATGTTGAGTGCTGAGCCTAACCCTACGCCAAACCATGATTCCCTGAGCATTGTGTTAAACAACCTAGAGTTGTTCAGTCTGTGCCATGTTCCGATGTATGCATTGATGGTGGTTGCCTGCATGTATTATTCTACCCCAGAGGCTTCTAAGCAGCCATGGCCTACAACTAAGATGTACATCAACATCCTCCGTTACTGCATCCTAAAACACAGTGGCAAACAGATGAATGATCTCGACAAGTGTCTCGCAGAAAACAGAGAAAAAATATTGTCTTTAGCAGAAATGGCTTTTGATGCAACACAGCAAAAAACGATGAACTTGACAGAACTGAGCTGCGAAGTAAGCAGTGTCCAGTTTTCTTTCTTGGGGGTTCTTATGATTATGGTCGAGCCCACAGTATCAGACACTTACTCTGCATTTCTCCATTACACAATGCAGGAGTTCTTTGGTGCCCTTTGGCTCTTACAGAATCCAGACAAAATCAGAGAGGTTCTACAGAAGTGCCAGACTGAAGAATggaaacacacaaaacacatggTTCCTTTCATGTGTGGGCTTCTGAATGAGAGGAATATTCGATTGGTAAATGGTCTAGTTCCAGCTCAACAGATCAAGAAGACGTCAGATTGGTTCTTCAAGGAAGTGGTGAACACACTTCAAACAAACCAAGATCATGCAGAAGGTGGTGCTCCTGAGTTTGAGATAGATCTTCTGTTTTTATGTCAGTGCTTGTATGAATCTCAGTCTACTGAGGCCTGTTTGCTTCTTCTGGACAAACTGGACTACAATCTAGACCTGGATGAAGAACATGTGGATCCTCACCAGTGCTGTGCAGTCTCCTATATGATCAGTCAGTCTGCAGAGAGAAAGGTTGACTTGGACCTGAACAGCTGCACTGTGTCAGACCAAGGACTAAGGCTGATACTGGGCTCTCTGAAGAATGTCCGACATCTCAG ATCTGACCCCTCAATGCTGTGTCAACTCTGGACAACTTTGCTGCGCAGTGAGGCAGACATGGACTTCACTAGCTTACTTGGGCTCTGTGGATATGAGTTGCACCTTCCATTCCTGGGTGAAAGACGAGTGTTTGAGAGAGCAGACGAAGTGATGAAGCAGAGCCTAGAGAGGGTTAACCTCTGTCTACACTGGGATCGGAGAACTCTTCTCAGTGAGGCTCTCAGCAAGACCATGTTAAAGTGTTTAACACATCTTAACAAACTCCAGTGA